In Cotesia glomerata isolate CgM1 linkage group LG3, MPM_Cglom_v2.3, whole genome shotgun sequence, one genomic interval encodes:
- the LOC123261358 gene encoding uncharacterized protein LOC123261358: MDNPRVSLEQKRVMIASKITKLQDELTAEGVKTKSINYRFTKVKELFEQYERLIEKLELTTPEDNEINLAEDVRTLFYDLMDQFEKLTQLNRTNHNNSHNVNISTNNTTAGNTTFVETQRLAKLPTTDLPKFDGNFENWLSFKNTFKTLIDTRNDLDDLNKFLYLRGCLIGSATNKLALFDASAENYIKAWDFLTKTYQKKRALICKHYDSILNLNTISIPTTDNLNKLIDDARQHINNLQSFQINITESLLVRILENKLPSEIKNKWQEMFTDNDTLPTFESFCEFISNFAFRLNTHRPDKHRDSDHSSKRRRNEHSNNNLKKQKTDTPVRALVTTSSSACPYCKHLHPLYKCHTFNALTVGERIKFVKSSKLCNNCLRVHQGNCTSSRCRVCKKFHHTTLHINQNATQQTNNANVSKHDSAKIESPATVTTDKGSTA; the protein is encoded by the coding sequence atgGATAACCCAAGGGTTTCTTTAGAACAAAAACGCGTAATGATAGCTTCGAAAATTACTAAACTTCAGGATGAACTAACAGCTGAAGGTGTTAAAACTAAGTCCATTAACTATCGCTTTACAAAAGTAAAGGAATTATTTGAACAATATGAAAGACTTATTGAGAAACTCGAATTAACTACACCAGAggataatgaaataaatctcGCGGAAGACGTTCGTACATTATTTTACGATCTTATGGATCAATTTGAAAAGTTAACTCAATTGAATAGGACTAACCATAATAATTCACATAATGTAAACATTAGTACGAATAATACTACAGCGGGAAATACTACCTTTGTTGAGACTCAACGACTTGCTAAACTCCCTACTACTGATTTACCTAAATTCGAtggtaattttgaaaattggcTATCTTTCAAAAACACATTTAAAACACTTATTGATACACGTAATGATCTTGATGatctaaacaaatttttatacctcCGCGGATGTTTAATTGGCTCAGCAACTAACAAGCTAGCGCTTTTTGATGCGAGTGCAGAGAATTATATTAAAGCTTgggattttttaactaaaacatATCAGAAGAAAAGAGCATTAATTTGTAAACATTATGACTCGATACTTAATCTTAATACAATTTCGATCCCAACAacagataatttaaacaaGTTGATAGATGATGCTCGGCAACATATAAATAATCTACAGtcatttcaaattaatattaccGAATCCTTACTTGTACGAATATTAGAAAATAAGTTACcatcagaaattaaaaacaaatggcAAGAAATGTTCACTGACAACGACACTCTCCCAACATTCGAATCATTTTGTGAATTTATCTCAAACTTTGCCTTCAGACTTAATACACACAGACCCGATAAACATCGCGATTCCGATCATTCTTCCAAACGAAGACGTAATGAGCACtcgaataataatttgaagaaACAAAAAACTGACACGCCAGTTCGAGCTTTAGTGACAACCTCCTCTTCTGCCTGCCCATATTGCAAACATTTACATCCACTCTATAAATGTCACACATTCAATGCATTAACTGTAGGAGAACGcataaaattcgtaaaatctagtAAACTCTGCAATAATTGTCTTCGCGTACACCAGGGAAATTGCACTTCTAGCAGATGTCGAGTCTGTAAGAAATTCCATCATACTACATTGCACATTAATCAAAATGCAACTCAACAAACAAATAATGCTAACGTATCAAAACATGATTCTGCCAAAATCGAATCACCCGCTACTGTAACAACTGATAAGGGATCTACAGCTTGA